In the genome of Coraliomargarita algicola, one region contains:
- a CDS encoding DUF5677 domain-containing protein yields the protein MPDTPHKSILDRSIFRLQIEESFAPQLKLLEQMVNYGTNLVPRCFDSSDKQLPDIVCIGSFLKHAVSALDAIHILVQEGATTACQAHIRSIFEINLYIEWICQEDYEKRGVAYFVWNIRKKRYWNRCALEGTAEHKAHQQHMKGMDTSRTSKRFDQAELWNAVNQDDKRLQHPELATVNDMFEQRMKKSGKDVEWYVPFGVSGLRDIAIKLNKEAVYKVFFGKLSEATHGQTLEQQLYFSDTTGVMHFDHIRTLARVDDVFKLTFLQVMDLYSQTLRRYRPDEEKAFYHKYQNEWRDAYWRVPKVSKQNGTYHITEGEEPPAFTDL from the coding sequence ATGCCTGACACCCCACACAAATCGATCCTAGATCGTAGCATCTTTCGCTTGCAAATCGAAGAATCTTTCGCACCTCAGCTAAAACTGCTGGAGCAGATGGTGAACTACGGCACCAACCTAGTCCCGCGCTGCTTTGATAGCTCAGACAAACAGCTACCAGACATCGTCTGCATCGGGTCTTTCCTTAAACATGCAGTCAGCGCCCTTGATGCCATTCACATCCTTGTCCAGGAAGGTGCAACGACTGCATGCCAGGCACACATACGGTCCATTTTCGAAATCAACCTGTACATTGAATGGATCTGTCAAGAAGACTACGAAAAGCGTGGAGTCGCTTACTTTGTCTGGAATATCCGGAAGAAGCGCTATTGGAATCGCTGCGCACTTGAGGGAACAGCAGAGCATAAGGCTCATCAACAGCACATGAAAGGCATGGACACGAGTCGAACATCCAAACGATTTGATCAAGCTGAGTTATGGAATGCAGTCAATCAGGATGACAAACGTCTACAACATCCTGAATTGGCCACTGTGAACGACATGTTTGAACAACGGATGAAAAAATCAGGGAAGGACGTTGAATGGTATGTGCCCTTTGGGGTCAGCGGGTTAAGAGACATAGCAATCAAGCTCAACAAGGAAGCAGTGTATAAAGTATTTTTTGGAAAACTATCCGAAGCAACCCACGGTCAAACATTGGAACAGCAGCTCTACTTTTCAGATACCACAGGTGTGATGCATTTCGACCACATCCGCACCCTAGCACGAGTAGATGACGTCTTTAAACTAACATTCCTGCAAGTTATGGATCTTTATTCGCAGACACTCAGGCGATATCGTCCAGATGAAGAAAAAGCCTTTTATCACAAGTATCAAAATGAATGGCGCGATGCATACTGGCGGGTTCCTAAGGTTTCTAAACAGAATGGAACTTACCACATTACCGAAGGGGAAGAACCACCTGCATTTACAGATTTATGA
- a CDS encoding leucine-rich repeat domain-containing protein has protein sequence MKRLIHSIFCLLALSGITSWGNAETYLVAGTNVTLTYSVSGDSAEVTITDCNEDAMGALIIPAMINSQPVTRISDDAFRGCSSLTAVTISNGVTEIGNSAFYQCRDLQSIIIPDSVTSIGMFSFGWCEDLSVVTISSRVVSIGYNAFALCHSLLSIDVDPMNQSYTSIDGVLFNKSKSTLINYPSGRTGPYEIPHGVVTIERSAFLQSYHLTEISMPSSLETIHALAFNDCSSLTHVTIPSNVSVIGIAAFEGCSRLKSISILGNLDSIGNLAFDRCWRLTNISFEAGAPSHVDSDIFYRDTPSNLTIYFYEGAVGFSEPTWQGFTAVMLSGPAEDLDGDGWGHKLESRLGTDVRNSNDHLQNWISKGIEGLKLHYGPHSDNVNFAVEYTTDLTDPDSWLAVDELDFAGDQGEQVATLPDHDGSHVFYRISASAAQ, from the coding sequence ATGAAACGATTGATCCATTCTATTTTCTGCCTGCTTGCACTGTCTGGTATCACCTCGTGGGGCAACGCCGAGACTTACTTAGTCGCAGGCACCAACGTAACATTGACCTACAGTGTAAGTGGAGATTCTGCGGAAGTGACGATTACCGATTGTAATGAAGATGCCATGGGCGCTCTGATCATCCCTGCAATGATAAATAGTCAGCCAGTGACGAGGATTTCCGACGATGCCTTCCGTGGATGCTCTAGTCTCACTGCGGTGACTATTTCAAATGGTGTCACTGAAATTGGCAACAGTGCATTCTATCAATGCCGCGATCTACAATCTATAATCATCCCAGACAGCGTCACAAGTATCGGAATGTTCAGCTTCGGCTGGTGTGAAGACCTATCCGTCGTCACTATCTCTAGCCGCGTGGTAAGTATCGGTTATAATGCGTTTGCGCTTTGCCATAGCTTGCTAAGCATTGATGTGGATCCAATGAATCAGTCATATACGAGTATCGATGGTGTTCTATTTAATAAATCCAAATCAACTTTGATTAATTACCCCTCTGGTCGCACCGGACCCTACGAAATACCGCATGGTGTTGTGACGATCGAGCGCAGTGCTTTTTTGCAATCTTACCATTTGACCGAAATTTCAATGCCTAGCAGTCTGGAGACAATCCATGCATTAGCTTTTAATGATTGTTCAAGTTTAACTCATGTTACAATTCCTAGCAATGTGTCAGTTATTGGTATAGCGGCTTTTGAAGGTTGTTCCCGCCTCAAGAGCATATCAATTTTAGGCAACCTAGATTCGATTGGGAATTTGGCTTTTGATAGATGCTGGCGCCTTACCAATATAAGTTTTGAAGCTGGGGCACCTAGTCACGTTGATTCCGACATCTTTTATAGGGATACCCCTTCGAACTTAACGATTTATTTCTACGAAGGTGCCGTTGGGTTTTCAGAGCCTACTTGGCAGGGTTTTACTGCAGTCATGCTCAGCGGCCCCGCAGAAGATCTTGATGGGGATGGCTGGGGGCACAAATTGGAGAGCCGTCTTGGCACTGATGTTAGGAATAGTAACGATCACCTGCAAAATTGGATCTCTAAAGGCATAGAGGGGTTAAAGCTGCACTATGGACCGCACAGTGACAATGTAAACTTCGCTGTCGAATACACGACAGATTTAACGGACCCAGATAGTTGGCTGGCAGTGGACGAGCTTGATTTTGCTGGTGATCAAGGGGAGCAAGTCGCCACCTTACCAGATCACGATGGTAGCCATGTTTTTTATCGTATTAGCGCAAGTGCAGCCCAGTAA